In Methanobrevibacter ruminantium, one DNA window encodes the following:
- a CDS encoding pyridoxal phosphate-dependent aminotransferase yields MLNPAKRVEEIELSLIRKMFEVTNHDAVNLGIGEPDFDVPQNIKDAMKRAIDEGYTKYTSNKGLIELREAIVDKLAKDNNIKTDAENVIVTCGASESLYAAAQALFGKGDNVLVPNPGFLSYYTCVQLAEANVVEVTTPMENDFKMKVDDVQEKIDKNTKGLIINSPSNPTGAVMDKEDIKGIADLATDHDFYIISDEIYEKIIYGTKNHSPAEYCDNVITINGFSKTYAMTGLRVGYMVANDEVTENLLKVHQYCTANAPSVSQVGAIEALTGPQDSVKKMVSEFSRRRDLIVSSLNDMGYETVDCQGAFYVFPKVDRPMEFVKAAAEAGVISVPGSPFGSLGEEHVRMSYANSYENIEKAMDILKDLDY; encoded by the coding sequence ATGTTAAATCCTGCAAAAAGAGTTGAAGAAATAGAATTATCTCTAATTAGAAAAATGTTTGAAGTCACTAATCATGATGCAGTTAATTTAGGGATTGGAGAACCTGACTTTGATGTTCCTCAAAATATCAAGGATGCAATGAAAAGAGCTATTGATGAAGGATACACCAAATACACTTCAAACAAAGGGTTGATTGAACTTAGGGAAGCTATTGTGGATAAGCTTGCTAAGGACAACAATATAAAGACTGATGCTGAAAACGTTATAGTCACTTGCGGTGCAAGTGAATCCTTATACGCTGCTGCACAGGCTTTGTTTGGAAAAGGCGACAATGTGCTTGTTCCAAATCCAGGATTCCTATCATATTACACTTGTGTGCAATTGGCTGAAGCCAATGTTGTTGAAGTGACAACTCCTATGGAAAACGATTTTAAGATGAAAGTGGATGACGTTCAGGAAAAGATTGACAAGAACACAAAAGGATTGATCATCAACTCACCTTCCAATCCAACCGGTGCAGTGATGGATAAGGAAGACATCAAGGGAATTGCAGATTTGGCTACAGACCATGACTTTTACATTATTTCAGATGAGATTTATGAAAAGATCATTTATGGAACCAAAAACCACTCTCCTGCAGAATACTGTGACAATGTAATAACCATTAATGGATTTTCAAAAACCTATGCAATGACAGGTCTTAGAGTTGGCTATATGGTTGCAAATGATGAAGTGACTGAGAATTTGCTTAAGGTTCACCAATACTGTACTGCAAATGCCCCTTCTGTTTCTCAAGTTGGAGCTATTGAAGCTCTTACAGGTCCACAGGACTCCGTTAAAAAGATGGTGTCTGAGTTTTCAAGAAGAAGGGACTTGATTGTTTCAAGCTTAAACGATATGGGATATGAAACAGTGGACTGTCAAGGTGCATTCTATGTTTTCCCTAAAGTTGACAGACCTATGGAATTTGTAAAGGCTGCTGCAGAAGCTGGAGTCATCTCAGTTCCAGGATCTCCATTTGGAAGCTTAGGAGAAGAGCATGTAAGAATGTCCTATGCTAATTCATATGAAAACATTGAAAAGGCAATGGATATCCTAAAGGATTTGGATTATTAG
- a CDS encoding radical SAM protein, with protein MFKEKNIIIKNPLKEDIRFGLVYPNVYKTAMSSLGYQIIYNYVNEREDTYSERIIYPSTRSLETNSPLSDFDIVSFSLQYEQDYFHVLEMLREAGIPLRREDRASDDPLIIAGGPCASANPLPLSDFIDIFVVGEAEAVLYDFLDLYSSLKLSKRSKKNKINNNWDSFDNEKMDLSPFLDIEGLYISEFNNETNIVLSDDMESIYHLTCPIVTETDDKDFIPAFSNSILLNVSRACTRGCRFCMSSYMYRPLRETNLDDLFSIADEARANTGLNKISLIGAAVSDYSQINELTEGLNERGFQVSTPSMRIESITMETLAALKSSGLKTLTIAPESIYSLRRRINKDIRDEEILRVISDAVELGFNIKLYFLIGLPYESEDDIGELANMMKQIDSMKYNIDSNPTSSIKLNDNSIKSTLNSSSGNDSVSSASKSKKSRKKDKKSKSNKKAKVSISFSVNPVIPKPHTPLQWERYDMKEIKSKIRYLKKNLKGLDIKFDSAKMGLIQYVLSCGDKDIGNLIERSLNEKISIREWGEKAPSYDLEDDLPWDSINVSVSKEFLKSEYEKIKTGEQTPWCEDGICYDCGACN; from the coding sequence ATGTTTAAAGAAAAGAATATAATTATAAAAAATCCATTGAAAGAGGATATACGTTTTGGACTGGTTTATCCAAATGTTTACAAGACTGCAATGAGTTCCTTAGGTTACCAGATTATTTATAATTATGTCAATGAAAGAGAGGACACATACTCTGAAAGGATTATCTATCCTTCTACAAGAAGTTTGGAGACCAACAGTCCATTGTCTGATTTTGACATTGTTTCATTTTCCCTTCAATATGAACAGGATTATTTCCATGTTTTGGAGATGTTGAGGGAAGCAGGCATTCCACTTAGAAGGGAAGATAGGGCATCTGATGATCCTTTAATCATTGCTGGCGGTCCTTGCGCTAGTGCTAATCCATTGCCTCTATCTGACTTTATAGACATTTTTGTTGTAGGGGAAGCTGAAGCTGTTTTGTATGACTTTTTGGATTTGTATTCTTCATTAAAGCTATCTAAAAGGAGCAAAAAGAATAAAATCAATAATAATTGGGATAGTTTTGATAATGAAAAAATGGATTTGTCTCCGTTTTTAGATATTGAAGGTTTATACATCTCTGAATTCAATAATGAAACAAATATAGTGCTATCAGATGATATGGAAAGTATTTATCATCTGACTTGCCCAATCGTTACAGAAACCGATGATAAGGATTTCATTCCAGCATTTTCCAATTCCATTCTATTGAATGTTTCAAGGGCATGTACTAGAGGATGCAGGTTCTGCATGTCCAGCTATATGTATAGGCCTCTTAGGGAAACCAATTTGGATGATCTCTTTTCAATTGCAGATGAAGCTAGAGCAAACACTGGCTTGAATAAGATATCATTGATTGGTGCAGCTGTATCAGATTACTCACAGATAAATGAATTGACAGAAGGATTGAATGAAAGGGGATTTCAGGTATCAACACCTTCCATGAGAATTGAATCAATCACAATGGAAACATTGGCTGCACTCAAGTCAAGCGGATTGAAGACATTGACAATAGCTCCGGAATCAATTTATTCCCTAAGGCGCAGAATCAATAAGGACATCAGGGATGAAGAGATCCTAAGGGTTATAAGTGATGCTGTTGAACTAGGTTTTAATATTAAATTGTATTTTTTAATCGGTTTGCCCTATGAGTCTGAAGACGATATTGGAGAACTTGCAAATATGATGAAGCAAATTGATTCCATGAAGTATAATATCGATTCAAATCCCACATCTTCAATTAAATTAAACGACAATTCAATTAAATCAACACTTAATTCATCATCTGGGAATGATTCTGTTTCAAGTGCTTCAAAATCTAAAAAATCAAGGAAAAAGGATAAAAAATCCAAGTCTAATAAAAAAGCTAAGGTTTCAATTAGCTTTAGTGTAAACCCTGTCATTCCAAAGCCACATACCCCTCTCCAGTGGGAAAGATATGACATGAAGGAAATCAAGTCAAAGATAAGATATCTCAAGAAGAATCTTAAGGGGTTGGACATTAAGTTTGACAGCGCTAAGATGGGACTTATACAATATGTATTATCCTGTGGAGACAAGGATATTGGAAACCTTATTGAAAGGTCTTTGAATGAAAAGATCAGTATTCGAGAGTGGGGTGAAAAAGCTCCAAGTTATGATTTGGAAGATGACTTGCCTTGGGATTCAATCAATGTAAGTGTAAGCAAGGAGTTCTTGAAGTCCGAATATGAAAAGATTAAGACTGGTGAGCAGACACCTTGGTGTGAAGACGGAATCTGTTACGATTGTGGAGCTTGCAATTAA
- a CDS encoding transglutaminase domain-containing protein: MIIIALLVVLFFSLSSINAQSVNNYDDLDKNILKSNSSSNKAAVNITSKAKTNSTKKTSIKKTSTTKSKENTTTVNKKTLAKTSTSFMNYVEKNGKFPKVKISNRNYSNTEYLYLMTKAVENNSNSKIVIKKNLVKKYSNANSKSVKGTLNKTEYIKIASKTRKFIDKNKRAPNWVSSSKGNIPYNQLILSYSKCLDFSNKNNRLPNSIKLDDLDLDKIKSKIKKDAKSTVNSIGKSSNKTTNKTTTNTVKSNKTKATNKTKNTSNAPSNNDDKSVKEGRLAEMALNNIHNILNNILDRLDPSKYLLDLTKSDEANINFNTSKINVDINGKSTVKLKVSAKNTTKTTKATTKKSTASTKKTNKTKSNVSKAKTKSVSIGKTSINEALRKYLSSTKNCQVKNKNIQDLAKTLTSKLKTDYEKGKKLFNWVRDNIHYKKYRNTLRGAVKTLKAKKGNCVDQSHLLIALSRASGIPARYVKGDNCKFTSGYVSGHIWTQMYINKKWVVADTTSKRNTLGKIRNWNTKNYKLYGQFSSISF; this comes from the coding sequence ATGATTATTATAGCTTTATTGGTAGTGCTGTTTTTTAGCTTAAGTAGCATCAACGCTCAAAGTGTGAATAATTATGATGATTTGGATAAGAATATCCTTAAATCTAATTCTTCAAGCAACAAGGCAGCAGTAAATATTACCTCTAAAGCAAAGACAAATTCAACTAAGAAAACAAGTATTAAGAAGACAAGCACAACTAAATCAAAAGAGAATACAACAACAGTGAACAAGAAAACATTGGCAAAAACATCCACAAGCTTTATGAACTACGTGGAGAAGAATGGAAAATTCCCTAAAGTGAAAATCAGCAATAGAAACTATTCAAATACAGAATATTTGTATCTGATGACAAAGGCTGTTGAAAACAACTCAAATTCAAAGATTGTGATTAAGAAGAATTTGGTTAAGAAATACAGCAATGCAAATTCAAAATCTGTAAAAGGAACTTTAAATAAGACTGAATATATCAAGATAGCCAGCAAAACCAGAAAATTCATTGATAAAAACAAAAGAGCTCCGAATTGGGTTTCATCATCAAAGGGAAATATACCATACAATCAATTGATTCTTTCATACAGCAAATGTTTGGATTTCTCCAATAAGAACAATAGATTGCCTAATTCAATAAAGCTTGATGATTTGGATTTGGATAAGATCAAATCTAAAATAAAAAAGGATGCCAAATCCACTGTAAATTCAATTGGAAAATCAAGCAATAAAACAACGAATAAGACCACAACCAACACGGTAAAAAGCAATAAAACCAAAGCAACAAATAAAACAAAGAACACTTCAAATGCCCCTTCTAATAATGATGATAAATCTGTTAAAGAGGGAAGATTAGCTGAAATGGCACTAAATAATATCCATAACATATTGAATAATATTTTAGATAGGCTGGATCCTAGCAAATACCTATTGGATTTGACTAAATCCGATGAGGCCAACATTAATTTCAATACCAGCAAAATCAATGTGGACATAAATGGAAAATCAACTGTGAAACTTAAGGTTTCCGCTAAAAATACAACAAAGACAACAAAGGCAACGACAAAGAAAAGCACTGCAAGCACAAAGAAAACAAACAAAACAAAATCAAACGTTTCAAAGGCTAAAACAAAATCAGTTAGCATTGGAAAGACTTCAATTAATGAAGCTTTAAGGAAATACCTTTCAAGCACTAAAAACTGCCAAGTGAAGAATAAGAATATTCAAGATTTGGCCAAGACACTGACCTCCAAACTCAAAACAGATTATGAGAAAGGCAAGAAGCTATTCAATTGGGTTCGTGACAATATCCACTACAAGAAATATAGAAACACATTAAGAGGTGCCGTGAAGACACTCAAAGCTAAAAAGGGCAATTGCGTTGACCAAAGCCATTTATTGATTGCATTGTCAAGGGCTTCTGGAATTCCTGCAAGATATGTCAAGGGAGATAACTGCAAGTTTACCAGCGGTTATGTTTCAGGCCATATATGGACACAGATGTATATAAACAAGAAATGGGTGGTTGCAGATACAACAAGCAAAAGAAACACCTTGGGAAAAATCAGAAACTGGAATACAAAAAACTATAAGTTATATGGGCAATTCAGTTCCATAAGCTTTTAG
- a CDS encoding CBS domain-containing protein → MLEKTKVKDLMTKDVLTVECEEATVFAFEKLMKNKISAMPVVDNGKMVGIVTATDLGHNLILDNYQYGTKVESAMVKDVACVSSEDTIKDAVSVMFDNAPGDNIINQLPVVDDGELVGIISDGDIIKILKEYL, encoded by the coding sequence ATGTTAGAAAAGACAAAAGTTAAAGACTTAATGACAAAAGACGTTTTAACAGTTGAATGTGAAGAAGCAACTGTTTTCGCTTTTGAAAAGCTAATGAAGAATAAGATAAGTGCAATGCCTGTTGTTGACAATGGAAAAATGGTTGGTATCGTAACCGCTACAGATTTAGGGCATAACTTGATTTTAGACAATTATCAATATGGTACCAAAGTGGAATCTGCTATGGTTAAGGATGTTGCATGCGTATCTTCTGAAGATACCATTAAAGATGCTGTTTCTGTCATGTTTGATAATGCTCCTGGAGATAACATCATAAACCAGTTGCCTGTAGTTGACGATGGTGAGCTTGTAGGTATCATATCTGATGGAGATATTATTAAGATATTAAAAGAATACTTGTAA
- a CDS encoding 2-phosphoglycerate kinase, with protein MILVQRGLKGKVYAEPFSKGILSRTLIRAELDPSKAYEIANKIESDLMEKSISSITTDDIVKRIVNLLEQEDPLIAENYLNWRKIRKTDAPLIILIGGVSGIGTSSISYEISRKLGIKGMMNTDMIREVMRKIVSKELSPVLHESSFMAHEALRVAPPPEFDHVLAGFKDHVTTVSVGVEAVIERALTEGISIIIEGVHIVPGFIRKDLMEKDNVLMFVLSLEDEEMHKSRLYSRCSDGWAHRSLQKYLDNFEAIRKIQKYIKDQGNKERVPVVENIDRITTIDFIINSIAETYGGLNNVRKDKS; from the coding sequence ATGATTCTAGTTCAGAGAGGACTTAAAGGGAAAGTATATGCTGAACCTTTTTCAAAAGGGATTCTTTCACGTACGCTTATACGTGCAGAATTAGATCCCAGCAAAGCTTATGAAATAGCGAACAAGATAGAATCAGACTTGATGGAAAAGAGTATTTCTTCAATAACAACTGATGATATAGTTAAAAGAATTGTCAACCTGTTGGAGCAGGAAGACCCTCTAATTGCTGAAAATTATCTGAATTGGAGAAAGATACGAAAGACAGATGCGCCATTGATCATTTTAATTGGCGGTGTTTCCGGTATCGGAACTTCATCCATATCATATGAGATATCTAGAAAATTGGGTATTAAAGGCATGATGAACACTGATATGATTAGAGAAGTCATGCGAAAGATTGTATCGAAGGAATTAAGTCCTGTGCTCCATGAATCATCATTTATGGCTCATGAAGCTTTAAGGGTGGCTCCTCCACCTGAATTCGATCATGTTTTGGCAGGATTTAAAGATCATGTCACAACTGTAAGCGTTGGTGTGGAAGCTGTCATTGAAAGGGCATTGACTGAAGGAATAAGCATTATCATTGAAGGAGTCCATATAGTTCCTGGATTTATCCGTAAAGACCTGATGGAAAAGGATAATGTTTTAATGTTTGTATTAAGCCTTGAAGATGAGGAAATGCATAAAAGCAGACTTTATTCACGATGCAGTGACGGTTGGGCCCATAGGTCCCTGCAGAAGTATTTGGATAACTTTGAGGCAATCAGAAAGATCCAAAAGTACATTAAAGATCAAGGAAATAAGGAAAGAGTTCCTGTTGTTGAGAATATAGATAGAATTACAACTATAGATTTTATAATTAATTCAATCGCTGAAACATATGGAGGTTTGAATAATGTTAGAAAAGACAAAAGTTAA